GACACCGTGCGCGTTGTTCTACTCTAAATAGCAAGTGTGATGCCTTGGCTTTCTGAAAGGTACGAACAATTTTTTTATGGAAATGATGCACCATTTCCATGCAACGATATTCGATTCGATTCTATTTCCCCTATTGGTCCTCGAATCGAAACAGATTTGTCGCACGATTTCCTTCCTCCCTTCTTGGGAACCGATTACTCCACAGATATATCGATCTGCACGatttgaaattgttgaaaattttcccGTCTGTTTTGAAGATTTTCTTTAGAGTGCCTTTCGAGAGATTTATCGGTGCCAAGGACCTCTCGGAGAAGCTTTTTCTGCTTCGTTCAATTCTGCTCGGGTATAAAGCTTCGGAAAATCGTGGCGAGCTACTTTCACGCTTTATCGACCACGTCGGGGTTGATTCGTACGCGAAACAATGGAGGGTGGTGAGGACTCGTCGGAAAGAAGGGGTGTAGGTCTCGATCTACCCCCAAGTGCAAGGCCACGTATGAAACGCGTCTTTGATGAACTTTGAATCGACGTCGCGAGGATAATTTTCAGCGGAGAACAATTCTTTCTTCGCGCAATCCGCAATTATTCCATTAGGTCAGTGGGAAaacgaataatttataatttaatttgttcgctgttattttcataaattaaattgaCATTTGATTTCAATTATAagtaaagaaatatttcatacaaaaattattgaaaatacatttgttatttgaaaatttcaagcaatatgcaaatttcatatttctcaatGGGAGTTCATCGAGCCTGAATGACACGGATCACCCTGTAGACAAACCCTCCCGAGTTGATCCCCGTTAAGACCTCGCTGCCAATGAAAAAATCCATGATCCGTACCCTGTATGGGTACGAGACTCGGTAAACAAAAGGATAGTGCGTCGATTGTGCTGGAGCGAATGGTGCACCATAATGCTGACGAATTACGTTGCTATTCTTCCTTGTACACGTACGAGATGGAACGACAGGTAATCTTACCGTGGTAACTTTTCCCTCTGATACAAATACTACCATGAAGGATGAGATATTACAAATATTCTTGAAGTATCAGTATACAAAATCAATAATCTGAATTCATTGCTGACGAGATAGGTATTTTGGAAGATCTGGTTGGATATAAAGCTTCGTGAAAAAGAATTATAAAGaaggaaatataaataaatacaaatattgaAGATTAATCTTAGGAACAATACAGAACAGTGAAACTGGTAttggaaatatctcgattattaAAAATCGATGATactttaatatttctaattacgtCCTCCTAGTAAACAACAGTTATCAATAGTCGTATAAAAGAGACGTTTCATTACTTTTCTTCTCTCGTCGTTCGTTGAATAATGGAAACAGTATGCGGCCAGGTTTCGTGCACAGCCACTTTGCAAGATTGCTCAAGAAGTCGTCGAGCATTCCGACTTCATTCTGGCAAAGCATCTCGCATCTTCCCCTTCTCCATCTTATCGTCGATTGAGAAACAGCCTGACAATATGCTTCGCCATTTTTCTGCCTTCCCACGATTATACGCCTCCCACGCGTGTTCCCGACCTCTCTTTTCGCGATCGAACTTTACAAACGATCCAATGATAGAATCATCGACACGTTTCCTTGTAATATCGCTCGATCTTTCGCGTGTGTAACATCCATAACTCGAGTATCTTAAATTTTTCTGAACCGTTGCCAAATTAAACTTTCCGAACAGACGTCGTTGATATAAGTTTCCTTTCAGCGAATCGAGGAGCGATTAACTTCGAAAAAAGCAATTTTTTAAGGATTCGATGTGATTTATTTTGAAGCTCGTGCCAACGATATTAGCCAATTTATATTCAAAGCTCGCGATGTTTCAGCTCAACCCTTCCTACAGTCGGccaaataagaaaatatactcggtacgtttttaaaaatttttccataTGAAATCATAGAAATCCTATATCCGCGCGAAACACGGTGGAAACGCGTTAATCAAGTTTCTCAGGTAATCGTGTCGCATTTATTTAGTAACCGTTAAAGCAAAAACACTAAATCATCTGTCTGTGTGTATGTGGATAAACGAGACTCTAGCCCGGTGCATATATCGAGGAATCCGTGTCGATCGAAAACCAGGGAAAAACTTGTCACCGACTAGCTATCTGCTTGTGTAAACGAGCACCGGTACACCGTGTTCCCGGGTCAAAGGTGAGCCGGTTGAATACCTCCATTACCCGCTGGCTAATGACTTCTTTTCCTGCTGGTACGCGATGAAGAAAGCCTAGGTAGACTTGGTCATTCAGCCGAAAAGAGAGCGGATACGCTTTTGTGTATCGCTATCGCGACTCGTGCACGCAGGTAGACCTCTGGCCGAATCGAACCAGCCTAAGGGCGATGACCCAGATCGTTGTAAATATTCCGTGACTTGGGACCAGGAAAGTTATCCCTTAGGCAAGTAACGAACGGCAAGTTAATTATTTCAGCGACGCTCTAAGGGGTGGCTGTCTGTGTGGGGTAGACAGTTTGCGATGTTCGATGCTTCCGGGTGTAAATCATGCTGGTAGATTGGTGTACCTAGGCGGCGATAGGGTATCAGGATGTGCCTGGTTCGGCAACGAAGTTGGAATCTTCGGGAGATGTTAAAGGAGGAATTGAATGCTTTGAAATAACGCAAAGAGGAGGAATTTGTGCTTGGAAAAGTTTGATCAATTCGTTGGTTGTTTCTGCTCAGTTCTCAATTAGCAAAAGCAATTTGGTCGGTCTTCTTTCCGAATGGCGATCCATTGCCAGAGACAGAGAAAAGGAGAAACGGCTTTTAATTCGAGGTTAAAAAACGTCTGGGTTTCAGAAAACTGGAGATGTTCTTGTCGGAAAAGCGACACAAAGGGGAAGTTTGAAAATCTCTCGACGGCTTTTCAGAGGTCGTTCCCGTCTTTTCGATGCTGCTGCGCTTGATGCTGGTCCGCGATATCCTTTACTATCGGTGTTTTCTCGGCTTCTCTTGCTTTCGTACTTCCGCCTTTCAATCGTCCAGACGGTACAGCGACATTATTCTACGTGTGATTCCACTAGTTAATTTATTCCACGATTGTcgcgaaaaattaaaattaactgtCTCGAAAAATATACTTTCTCAAAATTTCCACACTCTCGTCTCATTTTTCATAGTAACGAGTTTAGAATTCATATTCATACTCTCGATGCAAATTTTCGAGATTCCAATCTCGAGCAGCATGTGCTCTTCCGTGCAAATTCCGAACTTCGTTACACACCGTAATTTCCTTATCTCATCGCTTACACTTTCAACAATGGTAACGAATAGTAAACACCGGTTAGTCTGGTCTGATGAAATTTCACAGCTTCGGAGGAATTACATTTCCCGATAAATGGAGACAGGGAGGGACGAATTTGGGCCCTGAACGAGGGATCAGAAATTACTCGATCGCTATTTTGCCCTCCTTTTCCGGTTATCGGTCATTCTCGACGCCTCCGTTCGCTTCGATTAACGTCCCTCACAGATTCTACGAAATTGAGTTTTCGTTCAGTCACGATTGTTTGTCGCCCCAGGCGTTGATAGATGTTAATTAAAAAGTGATAGACTTAATTCGTACGAAATTGAAAATgagtgaaatttgaaattaaaggtGTCAcgatttattcaattaaaaaggaTCGTAGatccttttattaaataatattaaagaattatttatttattaaaaatattaaagaattaaGCACAGTCATTTTCCACACATAAAAGAATCAAATGGTTTTAGTCGTTATTCATACCAAGCGattaaaaagcaattaaatGCCAGTCATTAGAGAAATAACACGTTGCAGGAAACGGGAGAGGTTTGTAATAAACTCGACGATACTTCACTGTCGTACACGTTTATTGAAAATGATATTACCATCAATACATAGGTTTACACGTAATTACTAACTAGACGGATTTCGATGATGGCCGTAGACGAGCGTGAAATCTTAATATATAGAAACATCGTGtacaaaatacaataaataacagtCGTTTGATTTGCGAAGTCGAGGTTCGTTTACGGCAACTGGTACATTACGAATGGTAAATTGTCGGGGTTGTGCACGCAAATTTGATAGGTCGAAGAGGAAGATGGGGAACCGAGGGCATAATTAGCAACGTAATTACTACCGTAAGTTTGTGGCAGAATTGTGTACTGAGAAGCCGGTAAGCAAGTCGTCGCTTGACCATTTGGAAGTTGATAAACCTGTACCTCTTGCTGCCCACTGTTTGTAGCGAAATTATTCAACATTCCATCGTTCTTCTGATGAATCGTGTAAGCGGGATGAACGGAAGGGTGACTTCCATCGGGTGCGTGTCTGAAATTTCCTACTACTGCATGGTGATGGTAATTCTTCACCACTTTCGTATTGTGCGGATATCCCACTTTCACCACCCCCAATTTCTTGTGGGTATTCACGCTGACGAATTTCGTACCTCGCTGTagattaaaaacaatttcaatttaattaccgGCGATGGTGCTTCAATGAAAATTAGTCGaggttatttgaaaaatttcgaaacttCTGCTTCGATTCGAATTGACAGCAGACCTTTGGTAGCAGCTTATTGAAATTCTTCGAACTGTTCAATCCATCGATTCGCGACGAGTCATTTGGAAGCAAAGTACTTACCGTGGCTGCGCGAGATTCACTATGGTTGTCCGACGTGTCAGCTTCCGGCGATTGAAGAGTAGCGGAACTTGGTCGGGGATCGGGAAAGTTTCTTAGCTCGGAGCTTCTTGAAACTTCCGACTGCTGTTGTTGCTCGGGTCCAGGATGTTGGAGCAACATGGCGTGTTGAAGATTTTCGAGTTTCGTTTGAGGAGATTCGAGCGGCGCTGAAGACACTTCCCGATACTCCGATGCTGGTTCTGTGGACACGGTTCCCTCGGGTAACATCTCTATATTTCGAAATTCCTGGTTCGAATTAAGGGCTGGATCCACGAACTGGTATTGTTGGTACGTTGGATACATATTCGCAGGATTCAAACCGAACAGGGTGTTGCTGGTGATCGGTTGTTGATTGTTGTCGCTTTGACGAACCTTTACGTTCTTTTCTGTGgatgaaattattattcgtgattattgaaattctagTTACGTTTGAAGAGCCATTATTTTCCCTTACCATCGAGGCCTTCTCCGGCTTCTCCACCTAGACTTCGCAAATCAATGACTGGCGAAACGTTCTCGTCTAAGGACGACTTCGTGGCCACAGCATCGAGTTTATCGCGTTTCTCGCTCTGCTCACCATCATTGGATTCGCTGGATCTCCTGTACCGGCTATGTACTGGCTGAGAAAATTCATCGATTAATTGATTTTGTTCTTTTCATtcgaaattttatagaaaatgtaATCGATGCGTTATGCGATATTCACCAAAGGAACATATTCGGATGAGTGCATTCCTGGAAGACCAACATCGCCAGAGTTTGGATGGCTATAATGTGTCCCGTATAATTGTGGCATCACCTGATAGTGTTGTAGTACAGGATACAATGCATTAGCAGGGATCTGATACGAGTCCGTGTAAACTGGGTGAAATTCTAAATGGTAATCTGCGGATTTCGGTTGTTGAAGGTGATCTTTATTCAAATGTTGCATAGTTTCATGGGGTTGAGTTATTATCGAATGATGTTGCGGCGATTGGTATCCTGGCTGTACCATGATATCAGCCATCCCAATTCTCGTTAACACAGCAGCCACTGATAACTGAAACGAAAtcgtatgaaatttttatttaattaaatcaacGCTAGTTAATCAGTGTTTTAATCCTTTAACTATGGCACGTTTTTacctttcattttgaaaaagaaaaattctttcacTGATGCTCTAACAATAAGCAATGAGAAAGTGATAATTACATACCCTTGATTACGAGATATAACGATTATTTCATTCTCAAATTCACGCTTGTTTATTGTAACTTTCTCATCGCGTTCTGAAGatataattaatgattttttattctttagaaCATGCACTTGTAATTTAGAGGATGagtgtttatttttcttttaaatgaacgATTTTCTACCAGAAAtccaaattaattgaaaaactcACCACAAATATCCATTTCGCCATCGTTATATCGTTGTCAATCGTTCAGAGGTTCGATCGGAACTGCGATTCGCCTGTGAAAGGGCGCGTACATTAATCAACTCGAAATCGCTGATGCCACAAATTTCGTGCTTCACGCACCATTTTTTGTCAGGTCAACTTGTCGTGGTTTCGAAGAATGTGGCAAATTCCCCGAACGATTTTGTTTTTTTGGGTCAATTTGTCTTTCGAAATTGAATTTCGCAAGTCTACGTGAATAAAACTTTACCCGGCTTTGTATTTTTCTCTACCTATTGTATTGCGTTATACTGCCAGGGCTGTGAAAAGACAGGCTGCTTTTCTTATAGGAAATTTCTTTGTATTCAACAGAAATAACTTTTCATCTCATCGTACTTTATCTTGTCTTTATGGAACGTGCGGATTCATAATTCACACCCTCCCGAATCAAGAATCGCTTTCGAGCAAACTTTCCCCGCCATATGGGGGCGAAGTCGATAACGATTTGCCTTTTTATTCATAATCTTTTCCAGCATCGACGGCCTCTCGATTCTTGGCACGTTGAATATCAGACGATTTTTAGAGGAATATAAAGTAGCTGATTTGAGAGGGACGGTGGAAATATAGAGCTTACGATTTTATTTCAACCCTTGGTCATTTACAATAACGACTCTTTCGAAGTAAGCGAGAAATTTACGTTCAATCTTTTTTAATGTCGACTTAACTGTTTGAATCGTATTAAATGCAAAATTTGCTGTAACCCAATGGCGAGGTGATAACTATGCAAAACGAAGCGTTTATGGGTTCATGAATTTTTGAAACGTAGAGAAatttacatttgatataattgaAACAATTAAGTGAATGCTGCGAATCTTTGGACACAAATTTATCTCTTATTTCATAGTGGCGCACCTAACTAGTTCGCACAATTGTTACTTTTTGGGTATCTGGAGTATTTCAATGTTACACGGAAACGAACTTGTTAGAGTCGGTTTAAATATTCACGTGCGAGAAGAGTAGTTTAGTAGGAGAATAGTAGATCAACGTCCGAATCATCTATCCATTCAGTATACCGGACAATCAGGGCATGTCAGCAGGGCCGCTGGCCTCGAAGTGCAACGAACTTGTAAAAACAAGGATTTCGCACATTCCTTAACGCGCATACCATTAGTCGGTTTTGCAATACTGCATATTATTTGATTGATTCATAATTCTGGCGAATCGAATCATGATATTAGGTTGTGTAATAAATTCTcgcgttttttgtattttatttttttcccgcaattttgtgttttgttaggtaaagtatatatatacattctCAAGTCTTTTTCTTACTctgcttcaatttttcgaaataattaattgtaatcaATTTTCAAGCTTCTGAAATGGAAGTTCAAGGAggcaaaaaaatttattttcgacATCTGCTCAATTTCGCCTTTCGCCGTGGTCAAAAAGCTACGGAAGCAGTTCGCGACATTGTGACAAATGTCGCTTTTTAACCACGATGAAAGGCGAAATAGAGCAGATGTCGAAAATGAATTTTGTTGCCTTCTGGAACTTCCATTTCAGAAgcctgaaaattgattaaaatcaattaattcgaaaaattgaagcagAGCAAGAAAAAGACTTGTGAGTGCATACATATACTTTACCTAACAAAACCCAAAATTGCGGGAAAgagataaaatacaaaaaacgcgGGAATTTATTACACAACCTAATACATTCGATGGAATTAGAGTTAGGCACTTCTGGAGCATAAATTATCATTTTGGCAATCGATTGAAATGTCTACGGTTACGTTAGAAAATCATCGAACTATTTTGATATCGAAAGGTGGAGGttgtaattttttgtttctCCGGATGTTGTCCAGGTTGCGTATTCGGTACGTGATGCCGGCGGCGCACCTGACGCTGCGCGAGGAGGACGTGGTACGACTAACCTTGGAGTTCCTCCACAGCCGTGACCTACACATCTCGCAGCTTTCGTTGGAACGAGAGACAGGCGTGATAAACGGTCAGTACAGCGACGACGTGCTCTTCCTTCGTCAGCTGATCCTCGACGGACAATGGGACGACGTGTTGGAGTTCATTCAGCCGTTGGAGGCGTTGCCGGACTTCGACATGAGAAAGTTCACCTATTCGATTCTCAGGCACAAGTACGTCGAACTGTTGTGCATCAAATCCGAGGCAAACCTGAACGCGACAGGGACGAACGGAAGTGTGGACAACGCGGTGGAGGAAGTGGTGAAGGTGTTGAGCGATCTTGAAAAGGTTGCACCCTCCAAAGAGGAGTACAGCAGTTTGTGTCTTCTTTTGACGCTTCCACGGCTCACGGATCACCTGCAGTACAAGGACTGGAATCCTAGCAACGCGAGAGTCCAGTGTTTCCGGGAAGTGCATCTCCTGGTGGAAAAGTTTCTGCCAGGCGACAGAAAAAGCACCGATCCGGCTCATCCTGTCAGCTCGGCGAAGAACGATCGGCTGATACAACTGATAATTAAGGGGATTTTGTACGAGTCTTGCGTTAATTACTGCCAGGCCAAAGCTACTGGTTCCAAGGAGAGCGAACAGGTAACTGTTCACCCTCGTTCCGTCTTTCATCCAATTAAAGAAGACCTTAATAAACGAAAAGCAATCTAACATCCGTGTTACTGTTACAGGTGGAGATGAATTTCTCCCGATTGTTGGACGGTTCCGTTGGCTTCAGTGATTCCGATTTAAGCCTGCTCTCTTGGCTGCAAAGTATACCACCGGAAACGTTCGCCGTGCCTTTCGCGCAACGTACGTTGAACGTGGACGTGGAAAGGCTGGAGAGACCATCGTTGGAGACTTCATGGACGGAGCATATGTTGATCACACCGATAAAACCGAAAACCTTCCCGCATTGCGCGATGCCGTTTACCAGGCCGCGATCAGCCGCCGACATGATGTCTCGCAGTTTAGTGCCGGCTTTAGAAGCTGGACTCGGACCAAGGAGTCCCGGTCCTAAAAATACGCCGATACCATCTGCGGCGCTAATGGCCCTGTCCACCGGTGATATAAACCCGATGTCAAGATCGTCTTTCGCGAGTTTTCATCTGACCGGTTTTAAGAACAACAAGCTAATGAACACCAGCGTGGATAGGCTCTTTGAGAACGAGGGTGACGTCTTCCTTAGTTCTAGTTACGCTGAATATCAACAGCTGCCTTCCATACAAGAGACGACGACCAACAGTCAACCGAAAGCTCCGCCGAGAACGAGAGGACAGTCGAAGAGTCCGGAGGGTGAGTCTTCCCGTTTCTATCTTACctagaaataatattacaagCGTTAAATCTGACGTTGAAATTAACGAGCGCGTCTTCTGTCGAAGGTATCAAAGCGGATCCTTCCGCAGCGTCGACACCGGAGCGCAGAATCGCTGGCAGAGAATCTCCCGCGCCGTCAACAGCTAGGAGTTCCAGAAGAGATTCTTTAGCCGAGAAACCAACCGGGGTCGCGGCGAAGATCACAGAACCCTCGGTGATCCCTGGACGGCCTTCCATAGGCGGTGATCATCTGGAACAGAGCTACAATGGAGACCTGTTCAAAGAGTATCAAAAGCAAAAGCAGAGGCTGCAGGAGAAGTTCCAGCAGAGGGAAAGGGAGTGGGACGACTTAGTCAGACAACTGTCCGCGCCGCTGTCGCCGCAGGTGGTGGATAATAGACTTCAGAACGATGGGTAAGTGAATCTGTTATTATTTCTGACACGTTAATTTGAAACTGTTCCTAGGGATTTCTGTTCGTGGTAATGTACACTTGGGTGCAACGTAGGCTTCTTCCTAGGATCTTCCTAGGCTCTCCCTTGGCACTTGGGTGCAACGTAAGCTTATCCCTAGGATCTTTCTAGGCTCTCCCTTGGTTCTTCTAAAACCAAAATCAATTGATTGAGAAGTTCCCTCTTCTGTATTTATCCTTAACCCAAAGAGCCTACATTGCACCCGATTGTACCTTTAAACAACCCACAAGGGGTAACTGCAATCGTTATTTTCGTTTATCCTTTATGAAGGGTTGCATTTATAAACCTGTTTGAGGAACAAAAGAGTATCGTTAGGGTATATTATTCAAAGCTTGAGAATGTCGATGAGTATCAGCATTGTGCGATCACGGAGAGAAGTTGGTACCGATGCCTCCCATTAACATTGGCTTGTTTTCCAGTTAATTACCGGCTCGATATAATCCAGCCAAACGCTATTGTTTTCCCTGTAGCGTATCGCGTTCGTGCAGTAGTGCGATGCAGTCAATCAAACCGAATGGTTGGCTATATTCTCTAACAGATGGCAGCAAGGGAATGCCTTTCTCGCGCTTATTATGGTACTAAACCGCGAGCCGAGAATAACTTGTTCGGTCTAGACGGCAAGTTGGCGCCGATCGAAATAGCGATTCACCGCAGGCCGTGTTGAAAAAAGAATTAGTAGCATTATTTTAGTAGCTTGACAATGACCTCCGACTTCCGGCCTTTAGTTTGACGTTCCATTGGAACTATACAGAGTGTCTCGTTTTATATTTGAATAGttcctttaaaaaattaatattataattgattatatttttatttaatattgatcCTTTTGCATTTGAAATTTCCAAAAACTTAAAAATACTGGcgggaaaatattattttacttttgaCTGAAAGTGATTTGCTTCCTTTTTTTGCTCGATTTTTTTGCATGTCtcgttttatattttaatagtttttaaaaaaaatcaaaattggaattgattatatttttatttgatattgattcttttgcatttcaaatttacaaaacttGAAAATACACCTTCTTTTGGAcgggaaaatattattttacttctGACTGGAAGTGgtttacttctttttctttttttttcctcgattcTTTTAAAAGTTAGCTACCGTAACGAGGTTCTGTTTTCCCACGACTACGTACACCAACAGCTTCGCCAGGGACAAATCAGTAGTGGCAGGAAGTCATCCCTCGTGAGCGTCGCGCGAATTCCTTTTCGCGAACGAATAAACGGTCCCGGCTGTATCCTCGTAAATGTCGCGTAACGAGCTAAAATTACCGCCGCTTCAGAGATGTCAAGTGCAATGTATCTTTTCTGCCAAGGCATATCGGTCACATCCGGCGATAATCAATGAAACACCGTTTGATTTCAAAGTAGCAAATTTTGTCGCGAATCTGTTCCACTCTGTCTTAAATTTCGAAACAAGATTATTATTTTGGAAAATGCGAGTCCAACgtgttaaaatagaaatataaaatctaaAAATTCCTAAATAATAGGGAGCTGGCTTACCGACACACACAACTTACCTGCTTCCTTTATCGCCTATCAGGTGTATTACCTTATCTTTTATCGAACATTTTGCAACCTTCTCTGCGATTAGGTTTCATAACCCAAATAACTTTCAATGACGTCGAGTGGAAAGAGGTGGTTCACGGGTATCGTTAACGTTGAAGAAATGAAAGTGGAATTCAAGCACGGTTCATTGGCATCGACCGTTGACATTGTTCCACGGCCGGATACCGGATGTATGAGAATAGTAAGTACGTGCACGTTGTTACAGGGAAATCGTGACCATACACCATCGTCATTGGTTCTGTCCCATCGACGGTTCTCGCTTCACGATTTCGTTATACATATTTATGCTCTCATTGTCTCATTCATGCTCATCGGTGCTGGGTCCCTCGTAAAACGCGAATGAACGTGCGGATTTCTGATGCGCGATTTAACGACCAGTCGTATGAATTTTCACGTCTGTCAGATCGGATATTATCATTCGAATAAAGACACAAAAGGTCCTTCGAGTAATTATTCGGCATCTCGTAAACACGTTTCACAATTGTCTTCGAATATTAACCTGAGGAAAAAGAAATCCACCTTGGGCTGCATCGGtatcttttttcctttattGGATTTTATGAATGGTACATCGCGAAGTTTACATAGTTATTACACTGGCGTTTAATGAAACTTAACGACGTCGCGTTTAGCTGGAAATTCGTTTGAGCCTAATTAAATGCAGACGCAGATGGAGCAAAATACCAGACACTGCTGCTGTCTGAATGGTATTCGCAGTTCAAAAGGCTAATTATCCTCAACCGTTGGCAGACAAGGTTTAACTTATTCCAGAAGTGACAATGCAGTGGTTGCGGCAGTACAGGCCCGAGTATACGTGCATGAATATAAATCGAATTATAGAGGACATAATTAGTCGGGCTGTGAAACAGGGAATTTATAGTTAACCCTTTGCGGATGAGACATTCCTGCGCTGAACATATTTATACAAGGAATATTACTCTcactttatttttcaaattctttcgtttcttttatgTTTATTGCTGTAGTCGATCGTGAAATTCAACTACGTAGATATGATTCAGGGTTCTTATCACTACGATATCGTTCAGTCATTCGATCGAAAGGGTGAGATTGTACTTCCAGGAGGTCTTACCTCGTCTCTTCAAGAGACATTCAAGTGATACGACCATTAAAAGAATCGATCGACGTATTCTCGATAGCTGTTACAAGAACAACGAATCATCTTGCAGCTTTGTACATTTTACGTTTCTTCCAAGGATGATAATGCAAAAAC
This Osmia lignaria lignaria isolate PbOS001 chromosome 9, iyOsmLign1, whole genome shotgun sequence DNA region includes the following protein-coding sequences:
- the LOC143305671 gene encoding uncharacterized protein LOC143305671; the protein is MAKWIFVLSVAAVLTRIGMADIMVQPGYQSPQHHSIITQPHETMQHLNKDHLQQPKSADYHLEFHPVYTDSYQIPANALYPVLQHYQVMPQLYGTHYSHPNSGDVGLPGMHSSEYVPLPVHSRYRRSSESNDGEQSEKRDKLDAVATKSSLDENVSPVIDLRSLGGEAGEGLDEKNVKVRQSDNNQQPITSNTLFGLNPANMYPTYQQYQFVDPALNSNQEFRNIEMLPEGTVSTEPASEYREVSSAPLESPQTKLENLQHAMLLQHPGPEQQQQSEVSRSSELRNFPDPRPSSATLQSPEADTSDNHSESRAATRGTKFVSVNTHKKLGVVKVGYPHNTKVVKNYHHHAVVGNFRHAPDGSHPSVHPAYTIHQKNDGMLNNFATNSGQQEVQVYQLPNGQATTCLPASQYTILPQTYGSNYVANYALGSPSSSSTYQICVHNPDNLPFVMYQLP